The following coding sequences are from one Spea bombifrons isolate aSpeBom1 chromosome 13, aSpeBom1.2.pri, whole genome shotgun sequence window:
- the RPL38 gene encoding 60S ribosomal protein L38 isoform X1 translates to MTLARHRNLFKTLNPEVTVLSFLKLSSVGVPGRQRCSMPRKIEEIKDFLLTARRKDAKSVKIKKNKNNVKFKVRCSKYLYTLVITDKEKAEKLKQSLPPGLSVKELK, encoded by the exons ATGACCCTCGCCAGGCACCGTAACCTCTTTAAGACTCTGAATCCGGAAGTGACGGTCCTTTCCTTTCTGAAGCTCAGCAGCGTCGGG GTCCCTGGGAGACAGCGCTGCAGCATG CCTCGCAAAATTGAAGAGATCAAAGACTTCCTGCTGACAGCCAGGAGAAAAGATGCCAAAT CTGTCAAGATCAAGAAGAACAAGAACAATGTTAAATTCAAGGTCCGCTGCAGCAAGTACCTGTACACCTTGGTCATCACAGACAAGGAGAAGGCTGAGAAACTAAAGCAGTCCCTGCCACCCG